The Virgibacillus phasianinus genome includes a window with the following:
- the dapG gene encoding aspartate kinase produces the protein MTILVQKFGGTSLQSPASISKVITHIKEAVEKKYKLVVVVSALGRLPDPYATDTLLSLVNESTSFHSKREMDLLMSCGETIASVVLSNELQDHKVKSIALTGAQAGIMTTSEFTQAKIRGVNTARLKSELETYDVVVVAGFQGKTSTGEITTIGRGGSDTTAAALGVALQAEKVEIFTDVNGIMTADPRIVKSARQLKIVTYAEICNLAYQGAKVVHPRAIELVMQANIPLHVRSTYSTENGTLVTNAAIKEIPDQLITGIAHMSSITQIRIKNREEMHRLHSEVFKVLAETGISVDFINISPTGLLFTVPEFHTQSAVDCITNLGFHPQVIENCAKVSVVGGGMMGVPGIASKIVQALTEREIQILQSADSHTTIWVLIRDTDVMKAVNTLHETFNLSQSLKPAGK, from the coding sequence ATGACAATTTTAGTTCAAAAGTTTGGAGGTACCTCATTACAATCACCTGCTAGTATTTCTAAAGTTATAACTCACATTAAAGAAGCAGTTGAAAAGAAGTATAAGTTGGTAGTTGTAGTTTCAGCATTGGGTCGCCTGCCTGATCCATATGCTACGGATACGTTATTAAGCCTTGTTAATGAATCGACGTCATTTCATTCAAAACGGGAAATGGATTTGCTAATGTCATGTGGGGAAACAATAGCTAGCGTGGTATTATCAAATGAGTTGCAAGATCATAAAGTAAAATCAATTGCGCTTACTGGTGCGCAGGCGGGAATTATGACAACATCTGAATTTACCCAAGCAAAAATAAGGGGTGTAAATACTGCACGGCTAAAAAGTGAACTTGAGACTTATGATGTAGTAGTAGTTGCCGGCTTTCAGGGAAAGACATCTACAGGGGAAATAACGACGATTGGGAGAGGCGGCAGTGATACCACTGCTGCTGCCCTTGGCGTTGCACTGCAAGCGGAAAAGGTGGAAATTTTCACCGATGTAAATGGAATAATGACTGCTGACCCGAGAATTGTTAAGTCTGCCAGGCAACTGAAAATTGTTACCTATGCGGAAATTTGTAATTTGGCCTACCAAGGTGCCAAAGTGGTTCATCCGAGGGCAATTGAGCTTGTGATGCAGGCAAATATACCATTGCACGTGCGGTCAACTTATTCAACAGAAAATGGCACCTTGGTTACGAATGCAGCTATTAAAGAAATACCAGATCAGTTGATTACAGGTATTGCTCATATGTCATCCATTACACAAATCAGGATTAAGAACCGAGAAGAGATGCACCGTCTCCATTCTGAGGTATTTAAGGTATTGGCTGAAACAGGAATTTCCGTTGATTTCATAAATATTTCACCGACCGGCCTGCTATTCACCGTTCCAGAATTTCATACGCAATCGGCGGTCGATTGCATCACAAACTTAGGCTTTCATCCACAAGTAATAGAAAACTGTGCGAAGGTCTCAGTAGTTGGCGGAGGAATGATGGGAGTTCCCGGGATTGCATCGAAAATTGTGCAGGCACTTACGGAAAGGGAAATTCAAATTCTGCAATCAGCAGACAGCCATACAACGATATGGGTACTAATTCGTGATACAGATGTGATGAAAGCAGTAAATACCTTACATGAGACATTTAACTTAAGTCAATCATTAAAGCCGGCTGGAAAATAA
- a CDS encoding polyribonucleotide nucleotidyltransferase gives MAEKQTFSTEIAGKKFSVEIGELAKQANGACMIQYGDTSVLTAATASKKPKDLPFFPLTVNYEERLYAVGKIPGGFIKREGRPSEKAILASRLIDRPIRPLFPDGFRNEVQVISTVMSVDQDCSSEMAAMVGSSIALSISDIPFSGPIAGVIVGQVDGEFVINPNVEQQEKSDIELTVAGTKDAINMVEAGANEVPEEIMLEAIMFGHEEIKRLVSFQEEIVEAVSKEKTDVTLFELDQDLLVKIENEYKEKLVSAIQVHEKHAREQAIEDVKTMVVEEYEEEDESVIKQVKSILDKMVKDEVRRLITKEKVRPDGRKPDEIRPLSSRVGVLPRTHGSALFTRGQTQALSICTLGALGDVQILDGLDLEESKRFMHHYNFPQYSVGETGPIRGPGRREIGHGALGERALEKVVPSETDFPYTIRLVSEVLESNGSTSQASICASTLAMMHAGVPIKSPVAGIAMGLVKSGDDYTILTDIQGMEDALGDMDFKVAGTSKGVTALQMDIKVEGLSREILEEALTQAKRGRQHILGHMLETIDKPKSELSEYAPKILTMSIKPDKIRDVIGPSGKQINKIIDETGVKIDIEQDGSVFISSTDATMNEKAKKIIEDLVREVEVGQTYLGKVKRIEKFGAFVEIFKGKDGLVHISELAEERTNKVEDVVSIGDEIMVKVKEVDHQGRVNLSRKAVLLEQKEKSEKSRS, from the coding sequence ATGGCAGAAAAACAAACATTCTCCACTGAAATTGCTGGTAAGAAATTTTCAGTAGAAATTGGGGAACTTGCGAAACAAGCAAATGGAGCTTGTATGATTCAATATGGTGATACATCTGTATTAACCGCTGCAACTGCATCAAAGAAACCAAAAGACTTGCCGTTTTTCCCATTAACGGTAAATTACGAAGAACGTTTATATGCTGTAGGAAAAATACCTGGAGGTTTCATTAAACGAGAGGGACGTCCAAGTGAAAAAGCGATCTTGGCATCCCGTTTGATTGACCGTCCTATTCGTCCGTTGTTTCCAGATGGTTTTAGGAATGAGGTACAAGTTATCAGCACTGTAATGAGTGTAGATCAGGATTGCTCATCGGAAATGGCTGCAATGGTAGGTTCTTCTATTGCACTTAGCATTTCGGATATTCCATTTAGTGGTCCGATTGCAGGTGTTATAGTAGGACAAGTTGATGGCGAATTTGTTATAAATCCAAATGTGGAACAACAGGAAAAAAGTGATATTGAACTTACTGTTGCAGGAACAAAAGATGCTATTAATATGGTTGAAGCAGGTGCTAATGAGGTGCCGGAAGAAATAATGCTTGAAGCGATAATGTTTGGACATGAAGAAATAAAACGTCTCGTTTCCTTCCAGGAAGAAATAGTCGAAGCTGTATCTAAAGAAAAAACAGATGTAACATTGTTTGAATTAGATCAGGATTTGCTTGTGAAAATTGAAAATGAGTATAAGGAAAAACTTGTTTCAGCAATACAGGTGCATGAAAAGCATGCAAGGGAACAAGCTATTGAAGATGTAAAAACAATGGTAGTGGAAGAATATGAAGAGGAAGATGAGAGCGTAATTAAACAAGTGAAATCTATTCTTGATAAAATGGTCAAGGATGAGGTTCGCCGCTTAATTACCAAGGAAAAAGTTCGGCCAGATGGCCGTAAACCAGATGAAATTCGTCCACTTTCATCTCGAGTAGGTGTTTTGCCTAGAACGCACGGTTCGGCATTATTTACGCGTGGACAAACACAAGCCTTAAGTATTTGTACATTGGGTGCTTTAGGTGATGTACAAATTCTTGACGGGTTGGATTTAGAGGAATCAAAACGATTTATGCATCATTACAATTTCCCGCAATATAGTGTAGGTGAGACAGGACCAATACGCGGACCTGGACGTCGTGAAATTGGCCATGGAGCACTTGGGGAACGCGCACTTGAGAAGGTTGTACCATCTGAAACTGATTTCCCGTATACGATTAGACTTGTGTCAGAAGTATTGGAATCTAATGGATCTACATCACAGGCAAGTATTTGCGCAAGTACACTTGCAATGATGCATGCAGGTGTACCAATTAAATCGCCTGTTGCAGGTATTGCGATGGGACTTGTCAAGTCTGGGGATGACTATACAATCTTAACAGATATTCAAGGTATGGAAGATGCCTTAGGTGATATGGACTTTAAGGTGGCTGGAACGAGTAAAGGTGTTACAGCATTACAAATGGATATCAAAGTTGAGGGTCTCTCCAGGGAAATCTTGGAAGAAGCATTAACTCAGGCAAAACGTGGCCGTCAACATATCTTAGGTCATATGCTTGAAACGATTGATAAACCTAAATCCGAACTATCTGAATATGCGCCTAAGATTTTAACAATGTCCATTAAACCAGATAAAATTCGTGATGTTATTGGTCCAAGTGGTAAGCAGATCAATAAAATTATTGATGAAACCGGCGTAAAAATTGACATAGAGCAAGATGGCAGTGTATTTATTTCTTCAACCGATGCCACTATGAATGAGAAAGCAAAAAAAATCATCGAAGACTTGGTACGCGAAGTTGAAGTTGGCCAAACTTACCTTGGTAAGGTTAAACGCATCGAGAAATTCGGCGCATTTGTTGAAATCTTTAAAGGGAAAGATGGTTTGGTTCACATTTCAGAACTAGCAGAAGAACGTACTAACAAGGTAGAAGATGTTGTATCTATTGGTGATGAAATAATGGTGAAGGTTAAAGAAGTTGACCATCAAGGAAGAGTTAATCTTTCAAGAAAAGCTGTACTTCTTGAACAAAAAGAAAAGAGTGAGAAATCACGGTCATAA
- a CDS encoding bifunctional riboflavin kinase/FAD synthetase, which produces MRTIELTYPHMLVLEELPKTVAAIGFFDGIHKGHQKVIQTAVTKAKESNMESAVITFHPHPSVVLKKEKIHVQYITPLREKQEILQKMNVDRLYIISFSKELASLSPERFIDHFIIGLNIQHLVAGFDFTYGHKGEGNMNNIESHTKNTFDYTTIEKVELENEKVSSTKIRNLLSEGKVEKVNENLNRPFSVFGTVVEGEKRGRTIGYPTANLLIDSDALLPKIGVYAVKVLYKGEVYEGMADLGLNPTFTDKNTKPILEVNIFDYSNDLYGEELQIEWHKYIRDEEKFDDVKTLIERIALDEKEIRDYFSC; this is translated from the coding sequence TTGAGGACCATTGAATTAACATATCCACATATGTTGGTGTTAGAAGAACTACCAAAAACAGTCGCTGCAATTGGTTTTTTTGATGGTATCCATAAAGGTCATCAAAAAGTCATCCAAACTGCTGTAACAAAGGCGAAGGAATCTAACATGGAAAGTGCAGTGATTACATTCCACCCACATCCATCCGTCGTATTGAAAAAAGAAAAGATTCATGTTCAATATATAACGCCGCTACGTGAAAAACAGGAAATATTACAGAAAATGAATGTTGATCGCTTGTATATTATCTCTTTCTCAAAAGAGCTTGCATCATTAAGCCCTGAGCGGTTTATAGACCACTTTATTATTGGTCTTAACATTCAGCACCTGGTCGCGGGATTTGACTTTACATATGGTCATAAGGGTGAAGGGAATATGAATAACATAGAATCACATACAAAAAATACCTTCGATTATACGACTATAGAAAAAGTCGAACTTGAAAATGAAAAGGTTAGCTCAACAAAAATTCGTAATCTTTTATCCGAGGGTAAGGTTGAAAAGGTAAATGAGAACCTAAACAGACCCTTCTCGGTTTTTGGAACTGTGGTTGAGGGTGAAAAACGCGGGCGTACAATTGGCTACCCAACAGCTAATTTACTAATTGATTCTGATGCATTGTTACCAAAGATTGGTGTATATGCGGTGAAGGTATTATACAAGGGTGAGGTATATGAAGGAATGGCTGATCTGGGGCTTAATCCAACTTTTACCGATAAAAATACTAAACCAATTTTAGAAGTAAATATATTTGATTACTCGAATGATTTATATGGAGAAGAACTGCAAATTGAATGGCATAAATATATTCGTGATGAGGAAAAGTTTGATGATGTTAAAACATTAATCGAACGCATCGCATTAGATGAGAAGGAAATACGGGACTATTTTTCTTGCTAA
- a CDS encoding YlzJ-like family protein, with product MTLYTPMTESEIFPEQNNQNSNRLVINHQNRSVYVEKNKAGNYQIVQLLSTDPKDFMDPEYQPGSILSSQ from the coding sequence ATGACTCTTTATACACCGATGACCGAGTCAGAAATTTTTCCGGAACAAAATAATCAAAATTCAAATCGATTAGTGATTAATCACCAAAACAGATCCGTTTATGTTGAAAAAAATAAAGCTGGAAATTATCAAATTGTTCAATTGTTGTCAACAGACCCAAAAGACTTTATGGATCCTGAGTATCAGCCAGGTTCCATTCTATCTTCACAATAA
- a CDS encoding M16 family metallopeptidase, giving the protein MIEKHTCKNGLRIVQEKVPAVRSVTIGIWVLTGSRNETEKNNGISHFLEHMFFKGTETRSAKDIAEAFDAIGGQVNAFTSKEYTCFYAKVLDNHKEYALEILSDMFFHSSFDENEMEREKKVVLEEIKMYEDTPDDIVHDLLSHASYGDHPLGYPILGTESHLKSFKPDTLRGYIADRYTPDNVVVSVAGNIDGSFIQKVESYFGTFGTKNESEPIVKPVFHANHMERNKDTEQAHLCIGYDGLPVGDDLTYSLIIMNNVLGGSMSSRLFQEVREQKGLAYAVFSYHSSFLDNGLLTIYAGTGNEQLPLLRETISSTVNELISNGITDKELTNSKEQLKGSLMLSLESTNSRMSRNGRNELMLKRHRTMDDMIKEIDAVDHGTIQAVIETIFKSNPSTALIAPK; this is encoded by the coding sequence GTGATTGAAAAACATACATGTAAGAATGGACTGCGGATTGTGCAGGAAAAAGTTCCTGCTGTGAGATCGGTAACGATTGGTATTTGGGTGTTGACCGGTTCACGAAACGAAACGGAGAAGAATAACGGGATTTCACACTTTCTGGAGCATATGTTTTTTAAAGGTACAGAAACACGGTCTGCAAAAGATATTGCCGAAGCCTTTGATGCAATTGGCGGGCAGGTTAACGCCTTTACTTCAAAGGAGTACACCTGCTTTTATGCAAAGGTCTTAGACAACCATAAAGAATATGCTTTGGAAATTTTATCTGACATGTTCTTTCATTCATCCTTTGATGAAAATGAAATGGAACGTGAAAAAAAGGTTGTATTGGAAGAAATTAAAATGTATGAAGATACCCCGGACGATATCGTCCATGATCTATTGTCACATGCATCGTATGGTGACCATCCATTAGGATACCCTATATTAGGAACAGAAAGTCACTTAAAATCATTTAAGCCGGACACATTAAGAGGCTATATTGCCGATCGGTATACACCAGATAATGTAGTTGTTTCTGTAGCAGGAAACATTGATGGATCCTTTATCCAAAAGGTTGAATCATATTTTGGGACATTCGGAACAAAGAATGAATCCGAACCTATAGTAAAACCTGTGTTTCACGCCAATCATATGGAGCGAAACAAAGATACGGAACAAGCACATTTATGTATTGGATATGATGGATTGCCGGTTGGTGATGATCTCACATACAGTTTAATTATTATGAACAATGTACTCGGCGGAAGTATGAGTTCCAGACTATTCCAAGAAGTGAGAGAACAAAAAGGTTTAGCGTACGCAGTATTTTCATATCATTCATCTTTCCTGGATAATGGGCTTTTGACAATATATGCAGGAACAGGTAACGAACAGCTTCCTTTATTACGGGAAACAATATCAAGCACTGTAAATGAACTTATATCAAATGGAATTACAGATAAAGAATTGACCAATAGTAAAGAACAATTAAAAGGAAGTTTAATGTTAAGCCTCGAAAGTACGAATAGTCGTATGAGCAGAAATGGCAGAAATGAATTAATGCTGAAACGTCATCGCACGATGGATGATATGATAAAAGAAATTGATGCTGTTGATCATGGAACGATTCAAGCGGTTATTGAGACAATTTTTAAATCCAATCCATCTACTGCATTAATTGCACCTAAGTAA
- a CDS encoding polysaccharide deacetylase family protein has translation MYRWLIQALVFFLLVVISFNPLSNPFESKQINSFSAIQDTMKEKDPLYNKIVEKSAAYKIPPQNAVIDRVWKKVPGLNGRTVNVDESYKKMKKDGVFNKNLLVFDEIKPAVSLNDLPPAPIYRGNPEKKMVALMINVSWGTEYIPTILNILKENQVKATFFIEGKWAKNNAEYVEMIAEQGHVIGNHAYNHPDMARISKQEINDQITNTNETIQAITGKRPSLFAPPSGSFTDQVVQVAAAHDMKTILWSLDTIDWKNPSVSVMMNRVMPKLHPGATVLMHPTESVARGLKDLITGIKEKDYQIGTVEKLLSENRLN, from the coding sequence ATGTACAGGTGGCTTATCCAGGCATTGGTTTTTTTCTTATTGGTTGTTATTTCGTTCAATCCGTTATCTAATCCATTCGAGTCAAAACAAATAAATTCCTTTTCAGCAATACAGGATACGATGAAGGAAAAGGATCCACTGTATAATAAAATTGTTGAAAAAAGTGCTGCATATAAAATTCCGCCACAAAATGCGGTGATTGATAGAGTGTGGAAAAAGGTTCCGGGTTTGAATGGCAGGACTGTTAATGTTGATGAATCCTATAAAAAAATGAAAAAAGATGGGGTTTTCAATAAAAATCTACTAGTATTTGATGAAATTAAACCAGCTGTCTCGTTAAATGATTTACCCCCTGCGCCAATTTACCGTGGCAATCCTGAGAAAAAGATGGTTGCCCTTATGATTAACGTGTCATGGGGAACAGAATACATACCAACAATTTTAAACATCTTAAAGGAGAATCAGGTAAAAGCAACATTCTTTATTGAAGGGAAATGGGCAAAGAATAATGCAGAATATGTTGAAATGATAGCGGAACAAGGGCATGTAATTGGAAATCATGCATACAACCACCCTGATATGGCACGCATTTCCAAACAGGAAATAAATGACCAAATTACAAACACTAATGAAACAATACAAGCAATAACAGGAAAAAGGCCTTCTTTATTTGCTCCGCCAAGCGGTAGCTTTACGGATCAAGTTGTGCAAGTGGCCGCAGCTCATGACATGAAAACAATTTTATGGAGTTTAGATACCATTGATTGGAAGAATCCATCGGTATCTGTTATGATGAATCGTGTGATGCCAAAGCTTCATCCCGGTGCCACAGTATTAATGCATCCAACGGAATCTGTTGCACGCGGGTTGAAAGATCTGATTACCGGGATTAAGGAAAAAGATTATCAAATTGGTACAGTGGAGAAACTATTATCAGAAAATCGTTTAAATTAA
- a CDS encoding ClpP family protease, protein MNNQPSMDKDKNQEEENNKSSLVEKIQQLGQSNVPQSPDSNIHVLTIIGQVEGHIQLPPQNKTTKYEHLIPQLIAIEQNPKIEGVVILLNTVGGDVEAGLALSEMIASISKPTVSIVLGGGHSIGVPIAVSTDHSFIVPTATMIIHPIRLTGMVIGVPQTFEYLDKMQDRVINFVINHSNIKEEKFKDLMFAKGNLTRDIGSNVVGADAVEYGLIDAVGGVKEAMEKVNELIGQTKQTGGGKE, encoded by the coding sequence ATGAATAATCAACCATCAATGGATAAAGACAAAAACCAAGAAGAGGAAAACAACAAGTCTTCCCTAGTGGAAAAAATACAACAGCTTGGACAATCCAATGTCCCGCAATCACCAGATTCGAATATTCATGTACTTACTATTATTGGTCAAGTTGAGGGGCATATACAATTACCTCCGCAAAACAAAACAACGAAATATGAACATCTTATTCCACAACTCATAGCAATAGAACAAAATCCAAAAATTGAAGGTGTGGTCATATTACTAAATACGGTTGGTGGGGACGTTGAGGCTGGACTGGCTTTGTCAGAAATGATAGCATCAATTTCAAAGCCGACTGTTTCCATTGTGCTTGGCGGAGGACATTCAATTGGTGTTCCCATTGCAGTTTCGACAGACCATTCTTTTATCGTTCCAACAGCTACAATGATCATTCATCCAATCCGCCTAACAGGGATGGTAATCGGTGTTCCACAAACCTTTGAATATCTGGATAAAATGCAGGATAGAGTGATTAACTTTGTGATTAATCATTCAAATATTAAAGAGGAAAAGTTTAAAGATCTTATGTTTGCAAAAGGCAATTTAACTCGGGATATAGGGTCAAACGTGGTAGGTGCTGATGCAGTGGAATACGGTTTAATTGACGCTGTTGGTGGCGTAAAAGAAGCAATGGAAAAAGTAAACGAATTGATTGGTCAAACTAAACAAACAGGGGGTGGTAAGGAATGA
- a CDS encoding YlmC/YmxH family sporulation protein, with product MRYKDISGKEIVNVSHGSRLGVLGATDLEIDEKSGQIRSFIIPNYKWFGLKKEGAETKIHWKAIKKIGEDMIMIETD from the coding sequence ATGCGATATAAAGATATTAGTGGAAAGGAAATTGTTAATGTAAGTCACGGTTCAAGGCTTGGTGTTCTTGGAGCAACTGATTTGGAAATTGATGAGAAATCCGGTCAAATCAGGTCATTTATTATTCCTAATTATAAATGGTTCGGTTTAAAGAAGGAGGGTGCAGAAACAAAGATTCATTGGAAAGCCATTAAAAAAATCGGCGAAGATATGATTATGATTGAAACGGATTAG
- the dpaA gene encoding dipicolinic acid synthetase subunit A, translating into MGYLIAVIGGDARYIELIRQLQKLDNTTICLIGFDKLDQGYTGLKQMEFSELDPAQLDMVILPVTGTDKDGMIDPVFSDQSIRLTKEWVQQLKSTVSIFTGISNDYLTSITSEANRRLVKLFDRNDIAVYNSIPTAEGTIMMVIEHTDFTIHSANVLVVGYGRVGKTIANKFSALGAEVSVCARRSEDLARITEMGFKAIPFDQLSHNTAECDILINTIPAQVITKESIQFLPSHGLIIDLASKPGGTDFEYAEKRGIQAILAKSLPSIVAPKTAGRILADVIKQFITKKEETK; encoded by the coding sequence ATGGGTTATTTGATAGCTGTAATAGGTGGAGATGCAAGATATATAGAACTAATTCGGCAATTACAAAAGCTGGATAATACAACTATTTGCCTAATTGGATTTGATAAATTAGATCAAGGTTATACAGGTCTAAAGCAAATGGAATTTTCGGAATTGGATCCGGCTCAATTGGATATGGTAATTCTGCCTGTCACAGGAACTGATAAAGACGGGATGATTGATCCTGTTTTCTCCGACCAGTCAATTCGTTTAACAAAAGAATGGGTCCAGCAATTAAAGAGCACTGTTTCCATTTTTACCGGAATTTCGAATGACTATTTAACTTCCATTACTTCCGAAGCAAACCGCCGTCTTGTAAAATTATTTGACCGAAATGATATAGCGGTATATAACTCAATTCCTACCGCTGAAGGAACAATTATGATGGTTATTGAACATACTGACTTTACAATCCATTCCGCAAATGTGCTTGTGGTTGGTTATGGCCGTGTGGGGAAAACAATTGCCAATAAATTCTCTGCACTTGGTGCCGAAGTTTCGGTATGTGCCAGAAGATCAGAAGATTTGGCACGTATTACGGAAATGGGATTTAAGGCAATTCCATTTGATCAACTTTCTCACAATACTGCTGAATGTGACATATTAATTAATACTATACCTGCCCAAGTTATTACGAAAGAATCCATCCAATTTCTGCCGTCACATGGATTAATTATTGACCTCGCATCAAAACCCGGGGGAACAGATTTTGAATATGCCGAGAAACGGGGAATTCAGGCAATATTGGCTAAAAGTTTACCTAGTATAGTTGCTCCTAAAACAGCAGGCAGGATTTTAGCAGATGTGATTAAGCAGTTTATTACGAAGAAGGAGGAAACAAAATGA
- the dapA gene encoding 4-hydroxy-tetrahydrodipicolinate synthase — MDFGSVLTAMVTPFNQKGEIDFNKTTILVDYLIENGTEGLVIAGTTGESPTLSASEKLELFKHVVDVANKRVPVIAGTGSNDTASSIVLTKQAQACGVDAIMLVSPYYNKPSQQGLYKHFEQIAGETSLPIMLYNIPGRSVVNMEADTIIRLSQIDNIVSVKEASGDLDQVATIIENTSSTFSVYSGDDGLTLPMLSIGAIGIVSVASHIIGNEMNRMVKEFKEGNVSNAANIHRRFLPVMKGLFNYPSPTPVKYALQRKGLECGGVRLPLVALSKDEQKVIDDVIKRDLYFKKA, encoded by the coding sequence ATGGATTTTGGGAGTGTACTTACCGCGATGGTAACACCGTTTAACCAGAAAGGTGAAATTGACTTTAATAAGACAACAATTCTGGTTGATTATTTAATCGAAAATGGAACGGAAGGTCTTGTCATTGCAGGGACTACTGGGGAATCGCCTACATTATCGGCAAGTGAAAAGCTGGAACTCTTTAAACATGTAGTGGATGTTGCAAACAAACGAGTGCCAGTAATTGCCGGAACAGGAAGTAATGATACGGCAAGTTCAATTGTGTTAACAAAACAAGCGCAGGCGTGCGGTGTCGACGCAATAATGCTGGTAAGCCCCTATTACAACAAACCCAGCCAGCAGGGTTTATATAAACATTTTGAGCAAATAGCGGGTGAAACATCATTACCAATTATGCTTTATAACATTCCTGGGCGTTCAGTTGTCAATATGGAAGCTGACACGATCATCAGGTTAAGCCAAATTGATAATATTGTCTCAGTGAAAGAGGCAAGTGGTGATTTAGATCAGGTAGCAACAATCATTGAAAATACCTCTTCTACATTTAGTGTGTATAGTGGGGATGATGGGTTAACATTACCAATGCTTTCAATTGGCGCTATCGGTATTGTGTCCGTTGCATCACATATCATCGGTAATGAAATGAATCGTATGGTAAAAGAATTTAAGGAAGGAAATGTATCAAATGCCGCAAACATTCATCGTAGATTTCTTCCAGTTATGAAAGGATTGTTCAATTACCCTTCGCCGACCCCAGTAAAATATGCACTGCAACGGAAAGGACTGGAATGTGGCGGTGTACGCTTACCGCTGGTTGCTTTATCAAAAGACGAACAAAAGGTAATAGACGATGTAATCAAAAGGGATTTATACTTTAAGAAAGCATAA
- the rpsO gene encoding 30S ribosomal protein S15, protein MAITKERKNEIINEYKVHENDTGSPEVQIAVLTAEITTLNEHLRTHKKDHHSRRGLLKMVGKRRNLLNYLRNNDVTRYRELIKRLGLRR, encoded by the coding sequence ATGGCAATCACAAAAGAGCGTAAGAATGAAATCATTAATGAATATAAGGTTCATGAAAATGATACTGGATCTCCAGAAGTACAAATCGCTGTACTTACTGCTGAAATCACAACATTAAACGAACATTTACGTACACACAAAAAAGATCACCATTCACGTCGTGGTCTTTTGAAAATGGTTGGTAAGCGTCGTAACTTATTAAACTATTTGCGTAATAATGATGTTACGCGTTATCGCGAACTTATTAAAAGACTTGGGTTACGTCGATAA
- the dpaB gene encoding dipicolinate synthase subunit B, translating to MTLEGKRIGFGLTGSHCTYDQVFPQIEKLMKEKAEVVPIVTYTVRSTDTKFGKAADHIKKIEDMTGKKVITTMPEAEPLGPKEPLDCMVIAPLTGNSMSKFANALTDSPVLMAAKATMRNQRPVVLGISTNDALGLNGVNLMRLMASKYIYFIPYGQDDPYKKPNSLVAHMDTLIDTVESALLFEQIQPVIVPYQSTSENA from the coding sequence ATGACTTTAGAAGGAAAACGAATAGGTTTTGGCCTTACAGGTTCTCATTGTACCTATGATCAGGTTTTTCCACAAATCGAGAAATTGATGAAGGAAAAAGCCGAAGTGGTCCCAATTGTAACGTATACCGTTAGAAGTACGGATACGAAGTTCGGTAAAGCAGCGGACCACATTAAAAAGATCGAAGACATGACTGGAAAAAAAGTAATTACCACTATGCCTGAAGCGGAACCGTTAGGACCAAAAGAACCATTAGACTGTATGGTTATAGCACCGCTGACAGGCAATTCAATGAGCAAGTTTGCAAATGCCCTGACTGATTCACCTGTCTTAATGGCTGCAAAAGCAACCATGCGAAACCAGCGGCCAGTTGTACTTGGCATTTCCACAAATGATGCCTTAGGGTTGAATGGTGTAAATCTAATGCGCTTGATGGCCAGTAAATATATTTATTTTATTCCATATGGCCAGGATGACCCATATAAAAAACCAAATTCGCTTGTTGCACATATGGATACATTGATTGATACTGTTGAATCCGCATTGTTGTTTGAACAGATTCAACCAGTGATTGTACCTTATCAGAGTACTTCTGAAAATGCATAG